A genomic stretch from Candidatus Brocadiaceae bacterium includes:
- the plsX gene encoding phosphate acyltransferase PlsX translates to MRIAVDAMGGDKAPHEIVKGSVLAALKFPESDIILVGDEKIIRNELDHAGSASKNIAIHHASEVVRMDDPATHAIRQKTHSSITRTIKLVAEGKADAAVSAGHTGATVAAATMYLRTLAGIKRPGIVVALPTFHGICLLIDVGANISCKPLHLFQYGIMASVFSAYVHGIKNPTVGLLSIGEEDKKGNYLTKETFSLFSQSHLNFVGNIEGNEIFNGKANIVVCEGFVGNVLLKFAEGLSHCLLSTIKAGTANSFWKKLGLFMCKSTFNSLKAKMDAAEHGGAPLLGVNGVCIVSHGGSDAKAIYNAIRVALRSSENRVNEHILSELERTNKLTVNVI, encoded by the coding sequence ATGAGAATTGCGGTAGATGCAATGGGGGGAGACAAGGCTCCGCATGAAATCGTTAAAGGTTCGGTCTTAGCCGCTCTGAAATTTCCGGAGTCTGATATTATATTGGTGGGAGATGAAAAAATCATACGGAACGAACTGGACCATGCCGGATCTGCATCAAAGAACATTGCTATCCATCACGCATCTGAAGTGGTGAGGATGGATGACCCTGCAACCCACGCGATTAGACAAAAAACTCATTCCTCAATTACAAGAACGATAAAGCTCGTTGCGGAAGGGAAAGCGGATGCTGCGGTGAGCGCGGGACATACAGGAGCCACGGTCGCCGCAGCCACGATGTATCTGAGAACTTTGGCAGGAATAAAGCGTCCCGGCATTGTCGTAGCGCTTCCTACTTTTCACGGGATATGCCTGCTTATTGATGTGGGGGCAAACATTTCTTGTAAACCTTTACACCTTTTTCAATACGGCATCATGGCCTCTGTGTTTAGCGCTTATGTTCATGGTATTAAGAATCCAACTGTGGGACTATTAAGTATTGGCGAAGAAGATAAAAAAGGAAATTATTTGACGAAGGAAACCTTTTCACTTTTCTCTCAATCACATTTAAATTTTGTGGGAAACATAGAAGGCAATGAAATTTTTAACGGTAAAGCGAATATTGTTGTCTGCGAGGGTTTTGTGGGAAATGTACTGTTGAAATTTGCCGAAGGCTTGTCCCATTGTCTTCTGTCTACCATTAAAGCAGGAACAGCAAACAGCTTCTGGAAAAAGCTGGGTTTGTTTATGTGCAAATCGACTTTTAATTCCTTGAAGGCTAAAATGGATGCTGCCGAACATGGCGGGGCTCCATTGCTTGGTGTAAATGGTGTTTGTATTGTCAGCCATGGCGGGTCTGATGCAAAGGCAATTTATAATGCAATACGGGTTGCATTGAGGTCCTCTGAAAATAGAGTGAATGAGCATATTCTTTCTGAGTTAGAAAGAACAAATAAGCTTACGGTAAATGTTATTTAA
- the rpmF gene encoding 50S ribosomal protein L32, giving the protein MAHPKRRSSNSRTRKRRTHDKLSLPVIPLAENMEKGAGIRSKRYICSHCKQVNQPHTVCHNCGYYRGKQVISVER; this is encoded by the coding sequence ATGGCTCATCCCAAAAGAAGATCTTCGAATTCTAGGACTCGCAAAAGACGCACGCATGACAAGCTATCACTCCCGGTTATACCTCTTGCTGAAAATATGGAGAAAGGGGCTGGCATTCGCTCAAAGCGCTATATCTGTTCTCATTGCAAACAGGTAAACCAGCCACATACTGTTTGTCATAACTGCGGCTACTACCGGGGGAAACAGGTAATTTCTGTTGAAAGGTAA
- the alaS gene encoding alanine--tRNA ligase gives MNTNDIRSKFLKFFEAKSHVIWPGDSLVPQGDPTLLFTGAGMNQFKDMFLGKGNLGFSKATTCQKCLRTGDIDNVGKTASHHTFFEMLGNFSFGDYFKRETIEWAWEFLVQELKIPEGRLRTSVYKDDLESYEIWKGSIGVPKTNIYFYDEKDNFWPANAPALGPNGPCGPCSEIFFDQGSSVGCGRKDCEPSCECDRFVEIWNLVFTQYDRKEGGKLEPLPQKNVDTGMGLERMARVMQGKQTNFDIDIFGPVIRRIEEITGSKYHETKEHDILIRRIADHVKACIFCISDGVLPGNEGRGYVERRLLRRVIRDGAQLGATECFLYTLVPVVADLMRAFYPDIKQREENIARIIKNEEEKFLETLGQGTQRWDELIASMKKNKQKILSGKDAFKLYDTYGLPREMTSEYFVTKGFDIDEEGFEQELEKQRMQAKASSQMTGQVFDTGPLSKIKDISKSTKFLGYEKDTCDAKIIALIQKDCLVDVTEEGDRVTVLLDQTPFYGESGGQTGDTGTLESNGNCIRITETKKNNDFILHTGKTEKGTVRTGSTVHAQIDVQRRNAIRRNHTTTHILHYALREVIGQHAEQAGSLVTPDRLRFDFHHFSGLTKDEIKRVEDLVNEKIMQNVPVPAMELTLQEARSVGATALFGEKYGESVRMVSIGDFSKELCGGTHVNYSGEIGLFQIIGESSVAAGIRRIEAITGVDALNKFREKERIVQEMCDVLNTHEEKLIAKTQELLAEVKSMGKELQKVKQKTLIDEAGVFMKDAREVSGVKIIARKVENVTVDHLRKMVDSLAKLAEEVAIVLGTTQNGRVILVTSMSPKVVKRGLHAGNISGEVALVVGGGGGGRPDMAQAGGQRVEKLDEALAFAAELISKKILQNSH, from the coding sequence ATGAATACAAACGATATACGCAGTAAATTTCTCAAATTTTTTGAAGCGAAATCACATGTAATCTGGCCGGGCGACTCATTGGTACCGCAAGGTGACCCAACCCTTCTTTTTACCGGCGCAGGCATGAATCAGTTTAAAGACATGTTTCTTGGCAAAGGAAATTTGGGCTTTAGCAAGGCGACTACCTGCCAAAAGTGTCTTCGCACCGGGGACATTGACAACGTAGGAAAAACAGCCTCCCATCATACCTTTTTCGAAATGTTGGGCAATTTTTCTTTCGGGGACTACTTTAAACGAGAAACCATAGAGTGGGCATGGGAGTTTTTAGTACAAGAATTAAAGATTCCCGAGGGACGTTTGCGAACAAGCGTATATAAAGACGATTTAGAGTCATATGAAATCTGGAAGGGAAGTATCGGCGTACCAAAAACAAACATTTATTTCTATGATGAGAAAGATAACTTCTGGCCGGCAAACGCTCCGGCACTGGGACCAAACGGTCCTTGCGGGCCATGCTCAGAGATTTTTTTTGATCAAGGAAGTTCCGTTGGTTGCGGACGAAAAGACTGCGAACCTTCCTGTGAGTGCGACCGCTTTGTAGAAATATGGAATTTGGTATTTACACAATACGATCGTAAAGAGGGAGGGAAACTGGAGCCCCTTCCTCAAAAGAATGTAGATACCGGTATGGGATTGGAAAGAATGGCGCGTGTCATGCAGGGGAAGCAAACCAACTTCGATATAGATATATTCGGTCCTGTTATCAGACGCATAGAGGAAATTACAGGGTCAAAATATCATGAAACGAAGGAACATGACATACTCATACGTCGCATTGCTGACCATGTAAAGGCCTGCATATTTTGTATTTCAGATGGTGTTTTGCCAGGCAACGAGGGACGCGGATATGTGGAGAGACGATTATTGCGGCGTGTTATACGTGACGGTGCGCAATTAGGAGCAACAGAGTGTTTTTTATATACACTGGTACCTGTTGTAGCCGATTTGATGCGAGCATTTTATCCTGATATAAAACAACGGGAAGAAAACATTGCTCGAATTATAAAAAATGAAGAAGAAAAGTTTCTTGAGACTTTAGGGCAGGGAACACAGAGATGGGATGAATTAATTGCGTCTATGAAAAAAAACAAGCAAAAAATCCTGTCTGGAAAGGATGCTTTCAAGTTGTATGATACCTATGGTCTTCCGAGAGAAATGACTTCTGAATATTTTGTTACAAAAGGATTTGATATCGATGAGGAAGGTTTTGAGCAGGAGCTTGAAAAACAACGCATGCAGGCCAAGGCATCATCCCAGATGACTGGTCAAGTCTTTGATACGGGGCCCCTCAGCAAAATTAAGGATATTTCGAAAAGTACAAAATTTTTAGGGTATGAAAAAGATACCTGCGATGCGAAAATAATTGCCCTCATTCAAAAAGATTGTCTTGTAGATGTGACGGAGGAAGGAGACAGGGTCACAGTTCTTTTGGATCAAACACCTTTTTACGGTGAATCGGGTGGGCAGACTGGTGATACAGGCACTCTGGAATCAAATGGCAATTGTATTCGTATTACAGAAACAAAAAAGAATAATGATTTTATTCTCCATACAGGTAAAACGGAAAAGGGTACGGTAAGAACGGGGAGTACCGTGCATGCACAAATAGATGTACAGCGGAGAAATGCTATTCGAAGAAACCATACAACAACCCACATCCTGCATTATGCATTGCGAGAAGTCATTGGGCAACATGCGGAACAGGCAGGTTCTCTGGTGACCCCTGATCGCTTACGATTTGATTTTCACCATTTTTCCGGTTTAACAAAAGATGAAATAAAGAGAGTGGAAGATTTGGTTAATGAAAAAATCATGCAGAATGTGCCTGTTCCGGCAATGGAACTAACCCTCCAGGAGGCAAGAAGCGTTGGCGCCACAGCGCTTTTTGGAGAAAAATACGGAGAATCCGTCCGGATGGTTTCTATTGGAGATTTCAGCAAGGAATTGTGCGGCGGCACACATGTAAATTATTCAGGAGAAATTGGATTATTTCAAATTATCGGAGAATCTTCTGTTGCTGCTGGTATTCGACGTATCGAAGCAATAACGGGAGTGGACGCATTAAACAAGTTTCGGGAAAAAGAGAGGATTGTTCAGGAGATGTGCGATGTCCTGAATACGCATGAGGAGAAGTTGATAGCAAAGACACAGGAGCTTTTGGCAGAAGTAAAGAGTATGGGTAAAGAGCTTCAAAAGGTAAAGCAAAAGACATTGATTGATGAGGCCGGAGTATTCATGAAGGATGCCAGGGAAGTCTCCGGGGTAAAGATTATTGCCAGAAAAGTGGAGAATGTGACGGTTGACCATCTGAGAAAGATGGTTGATTCGCTTGCGAAGCTAGCAGAGGAAGTAGCCATTGTGCTGGGAACAACGCAAAATGGTCGGGTAATATTAGTGACTTCTATGAGTCCCAAAGTAGTTAAGCGCGGTTTACACGCTGGCAACATTTCAGGGGAAGTTGCTCTGGTCGTTGGGGGAGGTGGTGGTGGTCGGCCGGATATGGCTCAGGCTGGAGGCCAAAGGGTGGAAAAGCTAGACGAGGCGCTTGCATTTGCGGCAGAGTTAATAAGCAAAAAAATACTACAGAACTCTCATTGA
- the recA gene encoding recombinase RecA → MTNRPETIDSEKRQQALDRALLQIDKQFGKGTVMKLGDSTSLDVPAISTGALSLDIALGVGGVPRGRVIEIFGQESSGKTTLTLTIIANAQKEGGIAAFIDAEHALDPEYAKRLGVDLNSLMVNQPDTGEQALEIAELLVRSNAVDVVVIDSVAALVPRAEIEGEMGDSHIGLQARLMSQALRKLTSCISKSRTSVIFINQLREKIGVMFGSPETTPGGRALKFYSSVRIDIRRIGSIKDGDAVVGSRVRTTIAKNKVAAPFRRAEFDILYNSGISRAGDILDLGVEHKIIDKSGTWYSYGDLRLGQGRENSRQFIMEKSELMEELEQSILAKVMPEMVKKRTSVPEKSPEKIKEGSSQKKTEK, encoded by the coding sequence ATGACAAACAGACCGGAAACTATTGATAGTGAGAAACGACAACAGGCCCTGGACAGGGCTTTACTGCAAATCGACAAGCAATTCGGAAAAGGGACTGTGATGAAACTGGGCGACAGTACGAGCTTAGATGTTCCTGCGATTTCTACGGGGGCCTTGTCGTTGGATATTGCCCTTGGTGTCGGAGGTGTTCCGCGGGGCAGGGTTATTGAAATCTTTGGCCAGGAATCTTCAGGCAAAACAACCCTGACGCTTACTATTATTGCCAATGCCCAAAAAGAGGGAGGAATAGCGGCTTTTATTGATGCGGAACACGCCTTAGACCCGGAATATGCCAAGAGATTAGGAGTGGACCTAAACAGTCTTATGGTAAATCAGCCCGATACGGGTGAACAGGCACTTGAGATTGCAGAATTGCTGGTCAGAAGCAATGCCGTGGATGTGGTAGTCATTGATTCCGTGGCAGCTCTTGTGCCTCGCGCGGAAATTGAAGGGGAAATGGGTGATTCCCACATAGGATTACAAGCGCGGTTAATGTCACAGGCATTGCGCAAATTGACCTCCTGTATTTCAAAATCCAGAACCAGCGTTATTTTTATTAACCAGCTTCGGGAAAAAATAGGGGTTATGTTTGGAAGTCCTGAAACGACACCGGGAGGCAGGGCTTTGAAATTCTATTCTTCAGTGCGAATTGATATTCGAAGAATTGGCAGTATCAAGGATGGCGACGCCGTAGTTGGAAGCAGGGTGCGTACTACCATCGCGAAGAACAAGGTGGCCGCGCCATTTCGCAGGGCGGAATTTGATATATTATACAATTCAGGCATATCTCGTGCCGGTGATATCCTTGACCTTGGGGTAGAGCATAAAATTATAGACAAATCGGGCACCTGGTATTCTTATGGAGATTTGAGATTAGGACAGGGCAGAGAAAATTCACGTCAGTTTATCATGGAAAAATCTGAATTAATGGAGGAATTAGAGCAATCTATTTTAGCAAAAGTAATGCCGGAAATGGTTAAAAAACGCACTTCAGTTCCCGAAAAATCCCCGGAAAAAATAAAGGAAGGGTCGTCACAAAAAAAGACTGAAAAATAG
- the thpR gene encoding RNA 2',3'-cyclic phosphodiesterase, whose product MKIYAEHRTRLHHRFFTTRTIFECTVKNMMGIRIFIAVEITFDTQKKLAEIQDRLKESGADVNWVAPGNLHITLKFIGTFDEEKIESVVSVMREAVSPGIPFDLCYRGVGILPGNKNPRVVYAHAEDQEGILTDIHKKLDEQLAVLGIEREGRPFKAHITVGRIKTRKNIKKLIECVGLYNQSLFGMERITELVLMKSELSREGPVYTKLNSVSIS is encoded by the coding sequence TTGAAAATTTATGCGGAGCATCGGACACGGTTACATCATAGATTTTTTACCACCAGGACGATCTTTGAATGCACCGTTAAGAATATGATGGGCATAAGAATTTTCATAGCTGTTGAAATCACATTTGATACACAGAAGAAATTGGCGGAAATCCAGGATAGACTGAAAGAATCAGGTGCGGATGTTAACTGGGTGGCACCCGGGAATCTTCATATTACCTTAAAATTTATTGGAACTTTTGATGAGGAAAAAATTGAATCGGTAGTTTCGGTAATGCGGGAAGCTGTATCCCCTGGTATCCCCTTTGACCTTTGTTATAGAGGGGTTGGTATATTGCCGGGAAACAAAAATCCGCGTGTTGTCTATGCGCATGCGGAAGATCAGGAAGGTATTTTAACCGATATTCATAAAAAGCTGGACGAACAACTGGCAGTATTGGGTATAGAGCGGGAAGGACGGCCATTTAAGGCACATATTACTGTCGGAAGAATAAAGACACGTAAAAATATAAAAAAACTTATTGAATGTGTGGGTTTGTATAACCAGTCCCTTTTTGGCATGGAAAGGATAACCGAACTTGTTTTGATGAAAAGTGAACTTTCACGCGAAGGGCCTGTCTATACAAAGTTGAACAGTGTTAGTATCAGCTAA
- the gltX gene encoding glutamate--tRNA ligase, translating into MRRDVALDSSTIFLKGKHLSSGVRVRFAPSPTGYLHIGGARTALFNWFFARHNQGLFVLRIEDTDQQRSTEEATQAILNSMQWLGMDWDEGPYFQSQRVSLYKRFAEELVNQGRAFYDTDTQGRRAIRFKMEGGETKLNDLIHGTITFDTNLIEDFVIFKADGFPTYNFACVVDDAEMGITHIIRGDDHLSNTPKQIALYKAFGFKLPEFAHIPMILGEDGSRLSKRHGATSVGEYLDRGYLPHALVNFLALLGWSPGNDQEIMSIQETIEKFTLNRVNKTSAQFDNAKLDWMNGHYIRSTPIEQLTTEVKLFLEKSGMDLSGVTRERLVHLVKLYQERFKTFQDLKKQITFLFVDMVEYDQAAVSKFLKKEGVAELLKEVYSAIFPLDDFDKEHLEALLRTITEKSGIGFSKLAQPLRVAITGSKASPGIFETMEFLGKEKTLKRLDYAIENLCGASDTVTS; encoded by the coding sequence TTGCGGAGAGATGTCGCATTAGACAGTAGTACTATTTTTTTGAAAGGAAAACATTTGAGTTCCGGAGTTAGAGTTCGTTTTGCGCCCAGCCCGACAGGTTATCTGCATATAGGAGGCGCAAGAACGGCGCTCTTCAACTGGTTTTTTGCAAGGCATAATCAGGGTCTTTTTGTTTTACGGATAGAAGATACCGATCAACAGCGCTCTACCGAAGAGGCGACACAAGCTATTCTTAACAGCATGCAATGGTTGGGAATGGATTGGGATGAGGGCCCTTATTTTCAAAGCCAGCGCGTGTCTCTTTATAAACGATTTGCAGAAGAACTGGTAAACCAGGGAAGGGCATTCTACGATACCGATACGCAAGGGCGCAGGGCTATTCGTTTCAAGATGGAGGGTGGAGAGACAAAACTGAATGATCTTATTCACGGCACCATAACCTTCGACACAAATCTCATTGAAGATTTTGTTATTTTCAAGGCAGATGGCTTTCCTACCTATAATTTTGCCTGTGTAGTGGACGACGCAGAAATGGGGATTACCCACATAATCAGGGGAGATGACCATCTGTCGAATACCCCGAAACAGATAGCGCTTTATAAAGCTTTTGGGTTTAAACTGCCTGAGTTTGCTCATATTCCGATGATCCTTGGGGAAGATGGTTCAAGATTAAGCAAGCGGCATGGGGCCACTTCCGTTGGGGAATATCTGGATAGAGGGTACCTTCCTCATGCGCTTGTTAATTTTCTTGCCCTTTTAGGGTGGTCGCCGGGCAATGATCAGGAAATTATGTCGATACAAGAAACGATTGAAAAGTTTACCTTGAATCGGGTAAATAAAACCAGTGCGCAGTTTGACAACGCAAAATTGGACTGGATGAATGGTCACTATATTCGAAGCACACCTATTGAACAACTTACTACCGAGGTAAAACTTTTTTTAGAAAAATCCGGTATGGATTTATCTGGAGTTACGAGAGAGCGGTTGGTCCATTTGGTGAAATTGTATCAGGAACGGTTTAAGACCTTTCAGGACTTGAAAAAGCAGATAACGTTTTTATTTGTTGACATGGTTGAGTACGACCAGGCGGCGGTGAGTAAATTTCTTAAAAAGGAAGGCGTTGCTGAATTACTAAAGGAAGTGTACTCGGCAATTTTTCCTTTAGATGATTTTGACAAGGAACACTTAGAGGCACTTTTGAGGACGATAACGGAAAAGTCTGGCATTGGATTTTCCAAACTTGCTCAACCACTGAGAGTTGCCATCACTGGAAGTAAGGCGAGTCCTGGCATTTTCGAGACAATGGAATTTTTAGGAAAAGAAAAGACATTGAAAAGGCTTGATTACGCCATTGAAAATTTATGCGGAGCATCGGACACGGTTACATCATAG
- a CDS encoding ATP-binding protein has product MTSQILNQALEHANRGIMIQDTNRKVVYINHACEAITKWSREEIIGIDCGAIFKCHTSTGMNLTEKCCPGLDILHRGLSHYSRELLICRGDGSECWVKASISPIKDKKGKITHIVSVLEDIGEFKRYSDEILRSKTLSTLGTFAAELAHEIKNPLNAMNVQLLVLEHEIQDAQTKNHTSTKELLETVSIVQKELKRLSGFVEDCLRFSKTGELNKKYVDINDVVRGLVSLLIPQAQLNGIQMELEVVPGLPKINADQDKVKQAILNILINSIEAMPDGGQLQVTTRLVEHEVWISCHDTGPGIPDEIKDKIFNLFYTSKDGGTGIGLSSAQNIIQAHGGTIKLEQSPTGSTFVIIIPINEEGY; this is encoded by the coding sequence ATGACATCACAAATTTTGAATCAAGCATTGGAACATGCCAACAGGGGAATTATGATTCAAGACACAAACCGAAAGGTAGTCTATATTAACCATGCCTGTGAAGCGATTACGAAATGGTCACGTGAAGAAATTATCGGCATTGACTGCGGCGCTATCTTTAAGTGTCACACATCTACCGGCATGAATTTAACGGAAAAATGCTGTCCCGGTTTGGATATTTTGCATAGAGGACTTTCCCATTATTCACGAGAACTCTTGATTTGCAGGGGAGACGGAAGTGAATGCTGGGTAAAAGCAAGTATTTCACCGATAAAAGATAAAAAAGGAAAGATAACGCATATTGTTTCCGTATTGGAAGATATTGGAGAGTTTAAAAGATATTCAGACGAAATACTGAGATCAAAAACCCTTTCAACATTAGGAACATTTGCTGCTGAATTGGCACATGAAATTAAAAATCCTTTAAATGCAATGAACGTCCAACTGTTGGTTCTGGAACATGAAATACAGGACGCACAGACAAAGAACCACACATCCACAAAGGAGCTGCTTGAAACCGTTTCAATCGTTCAAAAGGAACTTAAACGTTTAAGTGGTTTTGTAGAAGACTGCTTACGGTTCTCAAAAACGGGCGAGCTCAATAAAAAATATGTTGATATCAATGATGTTGTAAGAGGACTTGTTTCCCTCCTTATTCCTCAGGCGCAGTTAAACGGCATTCAAATGGAACTGGAAGTGGTTCCTGGACTTCCGAAAATCAACGCGGACCAGGATAAGGTAAAGCAGGCAATCCTGAATATCCTGATTAACAGTATCGAGGCAATGCCTGACGGCGGACAATTACAGGTAACTACCCGGCTGGTGGAACACGAAGTGTGGATTTCTTGCCATGATACCGGTCCGGGGATTCCTGATGAAATCAAAGATAAAATTTTCAATTTATTCTATACTTCCAAAGATGGAGGCACAGGAATCGGGCTTTCTTCCGCTCAGAATATTATTCAGGCCCATGGTGGAACAATAAAATTGGAGCAATCTCCGACCGGCAGTACGTTTGTAATAATAATACCAATAAATGAAGAAGGGTATTGA
- a CDS encoding sigma-54 dependent transcriptional regulator, whose amino-acid sequence MQKLKLLLVEDDKNTLNGLVKLLTHKGHTVTGVLSGYEALNALSKKNFDILITDMKLPGMGGMALLQEVKKRDTSIAIVVITAYSSVKAAVDAIKYGAEDYLTKPLNVEELELVLKKLQEKQQLIVQNRLLKEKLKDKYTFSELVGGTPQMHRIFKTIEDVAPSTATILVLGETGTGKELVANAIHYRSERACMPFVVLHCAALSEGVLESELFGHEKGAFTGAIQSRKGRFEIADGGTLFLDELGELSLKVQVKLLRVLEKGEFERVGGEKTIKVDVRLIAATNRNLEKEIAAGRFRDDLYYRLNVINIHLPPLRERREDIPILSNFFLVKYSKKYKKEVKGFTQEAMEALCAYQWQGNVRELENIVERAIVLCKKTMISTEHLPGSFISKKEEMPFIKISIGTSLKEAEKDIIQKTLQITHGNKREAAKILGISTRKIEYKAKEWGLL is encoded by the coding sequence ATGCAAAAATTAAAACTGCTATTAGTAGAAGACGACAAAAATACACTGAATGGACTGGTAAAGCTGCTAACGCATAAAGGACACACGGTTACCGGAGTATTATCAGGTTATGAAGCCCTGAATGCACTCTCCAAAAAAAACTTTGATATACTGATAACGGATATGAAACTTCCGGGAATGGGAGGTATGGCCCTCCTCCAGGAAGTGAAAAAAAGGGATACGTCTATAGCAATCGTGGTTATTACCGCGTATAGTTCTGTCAAAGCAGCAGTGGATGCGATCAAATATGGCGCGGAGGATTATCTGACAAAGCCATTAAATGTAGAAGAATTAGAATTGGTATTAAAAAAGTTACAGGAAAAACAACAATTGATCGTTCAAAATCGGCTATTAAAGGAAAAATTAAAAGATAAATATACATTTTCCGAACTCGTCGGGGGAACACCTCAAATGCATCGCATCTTTAAGACCATCGAAGATGTTGCTCCCAGCACGGCAACAATACTCGTTTTAGGAGAAACGGGAACAGGAAAGGAACTTGTTGCAAACGCCATACACTATCGAAGCGAAAGAGCGTGTATGCCTTTTGTTGTTCTCCATTGTGCCGCCTTGTCAGAGGGAGTATTAGAAAGCGAACTCTTTGGACATGAAAAGGGGGCCTTTACCGGCGCTATACAATCCAGAAAAGGGCGGTTTGAGATAGCAGACGGAGGCACTCTTTTTTTGGACGAATTGGGAGAACTAAGTCTGAAGGTACAGGTAAAATTGCTTCGGGTTTTAGAAAAGGGCGAGTTTGAGCGTGTCGGCGGTGAAAAGACGATAAAGGTGGATGTCAGACTGATAGCGGCGACCAATCGTAATCTTGAAAAAGAAATTGCGGCGGGGAGGTTTCGGGATGATTTGTATTACCGGTTAAATGTCATCAATATTCACCTGCCACCATTACGAGAACGAAGAGAAGATATTCCCATCCTTTCAAATTTTTTTCTCGTTAAATATTCAAAAAAATACAAAAAAGAAGTCAAAGGTTTTACCCAGGAAGCGATGGAAGCGCTTTGTGCCTATCAATGGCAAGGAAATGTAAGAGAGTTGGAAAATATTGTTGAACGGGCTATCGTCTTGTGCAAAAAGACCATGATCTCGACAGAACATTTGCCTGGAAGTTTTATATCGAAGAAAGAAGAGATGCCTTTCATCAAGATTTCTATCGGTACTTCACTGAAAGAAGCAGAAAAAGACATTATTCAAAAAACACTGCAGATAACCCATGGTAATAAGAGGGAAGCTGCAAAAATATTAGGTATATCTACCAGAAAGATTGAGTATAAGGCAAAGGAATGGGGTCTTCTGTGA
- a CDS encoding sensor domain-containing diguanylate cyclase, whose protein sequence is MDIQNKNDYNFPLSNDKMTEPSKNWFLNLYLLYTLNKNLSHSLRLDDLFNNTVDFLKDALKIDGFHFLLMDEDGEELKVWKANDSAVKSSNEITLKKGEGISGVVAQTGETILIRDICELEGSLRREEKVTNAGSFLSVPLKLTDTRIIGVLNFYKKETNAFREEDKTFFNSLAQNIAVAIERTKLYEKAQKQSIFDDVTTLYTKKYFIESCDRELSKAKRDVKHFSIIMASIENFKYLNETHGRLFGDAILKKLAYVLKSSVRDGDIVCRYGGEEFAILLPGVGKDSAQVITEKIRKKVKDALLIAVSSDKFERVNITIGSSAYPHDGITVKKILNFAFHALSLDKKYLG, encoded by the coding sequence ATGGATATCCAGAATAAAAACGATTACAATTTTCCCCTTTCCAATGACAAAATGACGGAACCGTCAAAGAACTGGTTTTTAAATCTCTATCTCCTCTATACCTTAAATAAAAATTTAAGTCATTCCCTCCGGCTGGATGATCTTTTCAACAATACGGTCGATTTTCTGAAAGATGCCCTCAAAATAGATGGTTTCCACTTTCTGCTCATGGATGAAGATGGTGAAGAGTTGAAGGTATGGAAGGCCAATGATAGTGCGGTGAAGAGTTCAAACGAAATAACGTTAAAAAAGGGAGAAGGCATTTCTGGTGTTGTCGCTCAAACAGGAGAAACAATTCTTATCCGGGATATATGCGAGCTGGAAGGGTCTCTGCGTCGAGAAGAGAAGGTTACGAACGCAGGTTCTTTTCTGTCTGTTCCTTTAAAACTAACCGATACGAGGATAATAGGGGTATTAAATTTTTATAAAAAGGAGACAAATGCCTTCAGGGAAGAAGACAAAACATTTTTTAATTCCCTGGCCCAGAACATTGCCGTTGCAATAGAAAGAACCAAGCTGTATGAAAAGGCCCAGAAACAATCTATCTTTGATGATGTAACAACCTTGTATACCAAGAAATATTTTATTGAAAGTTGTGACAGGGAATTAAGTAAGGCAAAAAGAGATGTAAAGCATTTTTCAATTATCATGGCAAGCATTGAAAATTTTAAATATTTAAATGAGACACACGGCCGTCTATTTGGTGATGCAATTTTAAAAAAATTGGCATATGTCTTAAAGTCCAGTGTCAGGGATGGAGATATTGTCTGCCGATACGGGGGAGAAGAATTTGCAATCCTTTTACCTGGTGTGGGAAAGGACAGCGCGCAAGTAATAACTGAAAAAATCAGAAAAAAAGTAAAAGATGCTCTTTTGATAGCGGTTAGCAGCGATAAGTTTGAGAGAGTAAATATAACCATCGGTTCTTCCGCTTACCCTCATGATGGAATAACGGTAAAAAAAATACTCAATTTTGCTTTTCATGCGCTCTCTCTGGACAAAAAATACCTTGGATAG